One part of the Dyadobacter sp. 676 genome encodes these proteins:
- a CDS encoding penicillin-binding transpeptidase domain-containing protein — MKNEVESGQNNKKALINRARLVGWLLFLLAIMVFVKLIRVQYYDTFKGKTWAEYSEKNDLKLDTIPAMRGNIYASDNSLLATSLPYYYVGFDTKVADSAYFYNHIDELAALLAKNFRENTAEGYKSKIMRYRVSKSKRYLRLKSKEITHLERERIKKWPFFAKDRKGGGGKFETIYKRYKPFSPMADRTIGGIDPKTGRGYIGLEASFDKQLEGRPGIGWVEKVEGGLKIPVGDAFNVQPEAGRDIYTTLDMNYQERTEIALRRKLLEMDADFGSVIIMEVATGEIKAMANLTKRGPGKYEEVFNYALAGSNDPGSTFKLATMMALLEETHMDPDQVTVNTGNGAMKFRNHVIRDAHRGGFGTITASQVLEKSSNIGIVQLMQRYFANKPDKYLQYLKQFHLTEPTGIHMKGEKPPLIRDRRSKQWSSYSMYFMAHGYEMQMTPLQTLAFYNAVANNGYWVRPMIVREIRNAEEIEDKIPPYVEEKPICSPETIRKVKKMLEGVVNAGLAKHIKSDLYQIAGKTGTARKLINGVYTEGKNYTSFAGYFPADKPKYSCIVIIDNPKSNGADYTRYAGSVAAPVFKEVADRIYAYDVSIQKPVRDSIPEQSVDVKWAGMTSDLNVISKSLNMTPVPEESEYAAGSLYKKGKTKWNPRDVASREVPNLQGMSMRDALYLMENKGFRVTFKGSGKVVEQSLPPGANKSGSKTILLTLQ; from the coding sequence TGGTGTTCGTCAAGCTGATACGGGTACAATATTACGATACATTCAAAGGTAAAACCTGGGCGGAATATTCGGAGAAGAACGACCTGAAACTGGATACGATCCCGGCGATGCGCGGTAATATTTACGCCAGCGACAATAGCTTGCTCGCGACCTCGCTGCCCTATTATTATGTAGGTTTTGACACGAAGGTCGCCGATTCGGCCTATTTCTATAACCATATCGACGAACTGGCGGCGCTTCTTGCTAAAAACTTCAGGGAAAACACCGCCGAAGGCTACAAGAGCAAAATCATGCGTTACCGTGTAAGCAAAAGCAAGCGGTACCTGCGCTTGAAAAGCAAGGAAATCACGCATCTGGAACGCGAACGGATCAAGAAATGGCCGTTTTTCGCCAAAGACCGCAAAGGCGGGGGCGGCAAGTTTGAAACGATCTATAAACGCTACAAGCCATTCAGTCCTATGGCCGACCGGACGATCGGAGGCATCGATCCCAAAACCGGCCGCGGTTATATCGGCCTGGAAGCGAGTTTTGACAAACAGCTCGAAGGAAGGCCCGGCATCGGCTGGGTCGAAAAGGTCGAAGGAGGACTGAAAATACCGGTAGGCGACGCTTTTAATGTACAACCGGAGGCCGGAAGGGACATTTATACTACCCTGGACATGAATTACCAGGAGCGCACCGAGATCGCCTTGCGCAGGAAGTTGCTGGAAATGGACGCCGACTTCGGTTCGGTGATTATTATGGAAGTGGCTACCGGGGAAATCAAGGCGATGGCTAACCTGACCAAACGCGGCCCGGGAAAATACGAGGAAGTTTTCAACTACGCGCTGGCGGGGAGCAACGACCCGGGCTCTACCTTCAAGCTTGCGACCATGATGGCCCTACTCGAAGAAACGCATATGGACCCCGATCAGGTGACCGTCAATACGGGCAACGGGGCAATGAAGTTCCGCAACCACGTGATCCGCGACGCACACCGTGGGGGCTTCGGTACCATTACCGCCTCGCAGGTTTTGGAGAAATCATCCAACATCGGCATTGTGCAGCTCATGCAGCGGTATTTCGCCAACAAACCGGACAAATACCTGCAATATCTGAAACAATTCCATCTTACTGAACCCACGGGCATTCATATGAAAGGCGAGAAACCGCCGTTGATCCGTGACCGCCGGTCGAAACAGTGGAGCAGCTACTCGATGTATTTTATGGCGCACGGCTACGAAATGCAGATGACGCCCTTGCAAACGCTGGCGTTTTATAACGCCGTTGCCAATAACGGATACTGGGTAAGGCCCATGATCGTGCGCGAGATCCGTAATGCCGAGGAAATAGAAGACAAAATCCCGCCCTATGTGGAAGAAAAGCCGATTTGCTCGCCCGAAACGATACGAAAGGTGAAAAAAATGCTCGAAGGTGTGGTAAATGCGGGCCTCGCAAAGCATATTAAGAGCGACCTATACCAGATTGCCGGAAAAACCGGTACTGCCCGGAAGCTGATCAACGGGGTTTATACGGAGGGGAAAAATTACACCTCGTTTGCCGGCTATTTCCCCGCCGACAAACCTAAGTACAGTTGCATTGTGATTATCGATAATCCCAAAAGCAATGGCGCCGACTACACCCGTTACGCGGGTAGCGTGGCAGCGCCGGTTTTCAAGGAGGTCGCCGACCGTATTTATGCCTATGACGTTTCGATTCAAAAACCGGTGAGGGATTCGATCCCCGAACAGTCGGTGGATGTGAAATGGGCGGGAATGACAAGCGACCTGAATGTGATCAGCAAATCGTTGAATATGACGCCGGTGCCGGAAGAGAGCGAATATGCGGCGGGGTCACTTTATAAAAAGGGGAAAACCAAGTGGAACCCGCGCGATGTGGCGTCACGCGAGGTGCCGAATTTGCAGGGAATGTCTATGCGGGATGCTTTGTATTTAATGGAAAATAAAGGTTTCAGGGTAACATTCAAAGGCTCGGGCAAGGTTGTGGAACAATCGCTGCCTCCGGGCGCCAATAAATCGGGAAGCAAGACGATCCTGCTTACATTACAATAA
- a CDS encoding UDP-N-acetylmuramoyl-L-alanyl-D-glutamate--2,6-diaminopimelate ligase yields MENDPILSSLLGELKGAVIHGYADVKVRNIILDSRKVLPGSLFVALRGTQVDGHRFIQTATELGATAILCEELPENVREDITYVQVGDSAAAMGLIAAAFYGHPSKKVKLVGVTGTNGKTSVATFLFQLFRALGYRCGLLSTVQNQIEDEIIASTHTTPDAVALNALLAQMAARHCSHVFMEVSSHSVVQHRITGLHFTGAIFTNITHDHLDFHKTFDNYIKAKKGFFDALPKSAFALVNIDDRRGTVMVQNTRAHVETYSLQTLAGFKGKIISDTLAGMHMEINQREVWFRVIGRFNAYNLLAVYGAAVLLGEKEEAVLTELSNLKSPPGRFEQFHSADRVVGIVDYAHTPDALENVLETITHLRNGNEQVITVVGCGGNRDAEKRPKMAEIACQYSNRVILTSDNPRFEDPMDILDQMRKGVPPLDYKKTTVIEDRHEAIMKAGLEAAPGDIILIAGKGHENYQDIKGVKHHFDDKEVLMEVFAKRAGN; encoded by the coding sequence ATGGAAAACGATCCAATTTTGAGCAGCCTGCTCGGCGAATTAAAAGGAGCAGTTATTCACGGCTATGCCGACGTCAAAGTCAGGAACATCATTCTGGATTCCAGAAAAGTGCTGCCGGGAAGCCTTTTCGTGGCTTTGCGCGGTACACAGGTAGATGGACACCGGTTTATCCAAACGGCCACGGAGCTGGGCGCGACGGCCATTTTATGTGAAGAGCTGCCTGAAAATGTAAGAGAGGACATTACCTATGTGCAGGTAGGCGATTCCGCCGCCGCCATGGGTTTGATAGCGGCGGCATTCTACGGGCATCCTTCGAAAAAAGTAAAATTGGTTGGTGTAACCGGTACCAATGGCAAAACTTCTGTTGCGACGTTCCTTTTTCAGCTGTTCAGGGCACTGGGTTATCGCTGCGGCCTGCTGTCGACCGTCCAGAACCAGATCGAGGACGAAATCATCGCTTCTACCCACACCACACCCGACGCGGTGGCGCTGAATGCGCTGCTTGCCCAGATGGCCGCCCGCCATTGCAGCCATGTGTTTATGGAAGTGAGTTCGCATTCGGTGGTGCAGCACCGCATTACCGGCCTGCATTTCACGGGAGCGATTTTCACCAACATTACCCATGACCACCTCGACTTCCACAAGACGTTCGACAATTATATCAAAGCTAAGAAAGGCTTTTTCGACGCATTGCCGAAATCCGCATTCGCATTGGTAAACATCGACGACCGCCGGGGGACCGTAATGGTGCAGAACACGAGGGCGCATGTAGAAACCTACTCGCTGCAAACGCTGGCGGGTTTTAAAGGCAAAATCATCTCGGACACACTCGCGGGCATGCACATGGAGATCAACCAGCGGGAAGTGTGGTTTCGCGTGATCGGCCGTTTTAACGCTTACAATTTGCTCGCGGTATATGGTGCAGCGGTGCTTTTGGGAGAAAAAGAAGAGGCCGTTTTAACGGAACTTTCGAACCTGAAAAGCCCTCCGGGCCGCTTCGAGCAATTCCACTCGGCGGACCGCGTCGTGGGGATCGTCGACTATGCCCATACTCCCGATGCCCTCGAAAACGTGCTGGAAACAATCACGCATTTACGGAATGGCAATGAACAGGTAATTACCGTCGTAGGCTGCGGCGGGAACCGCGACGCCGAAAAAAGGCCCAAAATGGCGGAAATTGCCTGCCAGTACAGCAACCGCGTGATCCTGACGTCGGATAATCCACGTTTTGAAGACCCGATGGATATTCTCGATCAAATGCGGAAAGGCGTGCCGCCCTTGGATTACAAAAAAACAACGGTGATCGAGGACCGCCACGAAGCCATTATGAAAGCAGGCCTCGAAGCGGCGCCGGGCGATATTATCCTGATCGCCGGCAAGGGTCACGAGAATTATCAGGATATTAAGGGCGTAAAGCATCATTTCGACGATAAAGAGGTATTGATGGAGGTGTTCGCGAAACGGGCGGGCAATTAA
- the mraY gene encoding phospho-N-acetylmuramoyl-pentapeptide-transferase, producing MLYYLFDYLDKQFNIPGAGVFQYISFRALGATVLSLFIAAAYGKSIINLLRRKQMGESIRDLGLAGQMEKAGTPTMGGFIILASLLIPVLLFAKLSNVYIVLLLITAIWTGGIGFLDDYLKKFRNNKDGLHGRFKIVGQVGLGLIVGITLSFNDNVKIRVYDQPVLSSSLGEVQRYRDIIHPTVTTIPFIKNNEFDYKTLLFGWLPEEYTWVIYTIIAIFIITAISNGANITDGIDGLAAGVSGIIALTLGVLAYLSGNTKFSQYLNIMYIPNSGELVIFCAAFIGACVGFLWYNAYPAQVFMGDTGSLMLGGVIAVVALAIRKEWLIPVMCGIFIVENASVILQVSYFKYTKKKYGEGRRIFLMSPLHHHYQKKGIHEAKIVTRFWIVGIILAILTLATLKLR from the coding sequence ATGCTCTATTATCTCTTCGATTATTTAGATAAACAATTCAACATTCCCGGGGCCGGGGTATTCCAGTACATCTCGTTCAGGGCGTTGGGCGCGACGGTTTTGTCACTATTTATCGCCGCCGCCTATGGAAAGTCTATCATTAATCTGTTGCGGAGAAAGCAAATGGGCGAGTCGATCCGCGACCTCGGGCTGGCCGGGCAAATGGAGAAGGCCGGAACGCCTACCATGGGTGGTTTCATTATCCTGGCGTCGCTGCTGATCCCCGTTTTGTTGTTTGCCAAATTAAGCAATGTCTATATCGTTTTGCTGCTGATCACGGCCATCTGGACGGGCGGCATCGGGTTTCTGGACGATTATCTGAAAAAATTCCGGAACAATAAGGACGGGCTGCATGGCCGTTTCAAGATCGTGGGGCAGGTTGGTCTGGGTTTGATCGTCGGCATCACTTTATCTTTCAACGACAATGTGAAGATCCGGGTTTACGACCAGCCGGTGCTTAGCTCCAGTCTGGGCGAAGTGCAGCGTTACCGCGATATCATCCACCCCACGGTAACCACGATCCCGTTCATCAAAAACAATGAATTCGACTACAAAACATTGCTTTTCGGCTGGTTGCCGGAAGAATATACCTGGGTAATCTACACCATCATCGCGATTTTCATCATTACCGCCATCTCCAACGGCGCCAACATAACCGACGGTATCGACGGCCTCGCGGCGGGCGTTTCGGGTATTATCGCATTGACGCTCGGCGTGTTGGCCTATTTGTCGGGTAACACCAAGTTCTCGCAATACCTGAACATCATGTATATTCCCAATTCGGGAGAGCTGGTGATATTCTGTGCGGCGTTTATCGGGGCCTGTGTCGGGTTTTTGTGGTACAACGCCTATCCGGCGCAGGTTTTCATGGGCGATACGGGCAGTCTGATGCTCGGAGGTGTGATTGCAGTAGTGGCCCTGGCGATCAGGAAAGAATGGCTGATCCCGGTGATGTGCGGCATTTTTATCGTAGAGAACGCTTCGGTGATATTGCAGGTCAGCTATTTTAAATACACCAAAAAGAAATACGGCGAAGGCCGAAGGATATTCCTGATGTCGCCACTGCATCACCATTACCAGAAAAAGGGAATTCACGAAGCAAAAATTGTGACGCGCTTCTGGATTGTCGGTATTATCCTGGCGATTTTAACGCTGGCTACATTAAAGTTGCGATAG
- a CDS encoding GDSL-type esterase/lipase family protein yields MKTKSFAWHWLAVLLLSAPCISAQTPEKTTRWKGFEKIEFTFRDRDAWYIKPQKAIDGNPWVWRAHFPTWHTDMDSILLSRGFHVAYVNTNDMFAHPKAMQVWDAFYDYLVKEKHFAPKVALEGVSRGGLYVYGWAKRNPDKVSCIYAEAPVADPKSWPGGKGKGKGSPKDWEAWKKIFNLTEEQAANFTDIPLNDLAGLASFKVPVVHVIGLKDEHVPAAENTDVLIKNYLALGGPAGVYPMTRGEQQMEGHHFPIEHPEFFANFIEQNSVPVQQPLLHTPYIALNKGLGNAFEKFRTSKKGTVAFLGGSITHNPGWRDKTSQYLREHFPDTEFTFIAAGIPSLGSTPHSMRFSRDVLAKGTPDLLFVEAAVNDRGNGFSEKAQIRALDGILRQMYAANPKANVVMMAFAEPKKNDDYDVGKEPVEVGVHERVAKHYGAVYINLAKEVYDRIKAGEFTWKYDFKDLHPSPFGQEIYAQTIKEMLKMESPATGDIKLPATMDRFTYDKGSYHKLEEAKSLKGFTLDPDWKPKTRFPTREGFVNVPMLVSETAGSSFDFEFKGRGVGIAIISGPDAGKITYTIDGKKPQTLDTYTPWSNQLHLPWYLMLADELSAGKHKLHLTIAGEKNEKSEGNALRVVHLLVNE; encoded by the coding sequence ATGAAAACGAAAAGCTTCGCATGGCATTGGCTGGCGGTTTTACTGCTATCTGCACCCTGTATTTCTGCTCAAACCCCCGAAAAAACAACCCGATGGAAGGGTTTCGAAAAAATTGAATTCACATTCCGGGACCGCGATGCCTGGTACATAAAACCCCAAAAAGCGATTGACGGCAACCCGTGGGTGTGGCGGGCACATTTTCCCACCTGGCACACCGATATGGACAGCATCTTACTCTCACGCGGGTTTCACGTGGCGTATGTCAACACGAACGACATGTTCGCCCACCCGAAAGCGATGCAGGTGTGGGATGCATTTTATGACTACCTCGTGAAGGAAAAGCATTTCGCTCCGAAAGTGGCATTGGAAGGCGTCAGTCGCGGCGGACTGTACGTGTACGGCTGGGCAAAACGTAATCCCGACAAGGTAAGCTGCATTTACGCCGAAGCGCCCGTTGCCGACCCGAAAAGCTGGCCGGGCGGCAAAGGAAAGGGCAAAGGTTCGCCTAAAGACTGGGAGGCATGGAAAAAGATTTTCAACCTCACCGAAGAGCAGGCCGCCAATTTCACCGACATCCCATTGAACGACCTCGCCGGGCTGGCGTCATTCAAAGTACCCGTTGTGCATGTAATAGGTTTGAAGGACGAGCACGTCCCGGCCGCAGAAAATACGGACGTGCTGATTAAAAACTATCTCGCATTGGGCGGTCCCGCGGGCGTGTACCCAATGACGCGTGGCGAGCAGCAGATGGAAGGTCACCATTTCCCGATCGAGCATCCCGAATTCTTCGCCAATTTTATCGAACAGAACAGCGTGCCAGTGCAACAGCCGCTGCTTCATACGCCTTATATCGCATTAAATAAGGGCCTGGGTAATGCATTTGAGAAGTTTCGCACGAGCAAAAAGGGCACCGTCGCATTTCTCGGGGGCTCCATTACCCACAATCCGGGCTGGCGCGATAAAACGTCCCAATACTTGCGGGAGCATTTTCCCGATACGGAATTTACATTCATAGCAGCAGGCATTCCGTCGCTCGGCAGCACGCCGCATTCGATGCGTTTCAGCCGTGATGTGCTCGCAAAGGGCACGCCCGATCTGCTTTTTGTAGAAGCAGCCGTGAACGACCGGGGCAACGGGTTCAGCGAAAAGGCGCAGATAAGGGCCCTGGATGGCATTTTGAGGCAAATGTATGCGGCAAATCCCAAAGCAAATGTGGTGATGATGGCATTCGCCGAGCCGAAAAAAAATGATGATTATGACGTGGGTAAGGAGCCTGTCGAAGTAGGCGTACATGAGCGTGTGGCAAAACATTACGGCGCCGTTTACATCAACCTGGCGAAAGAAGTCTACGACCGCATCAAAGCCGGGGAATTCACCTGGAAATATGATTTTAAGGACCTGCACCCGTCGCCCTTCGGACAGGAAATCTATGCGCAGACCATCAAGGAAATGCTGAAAATGGAATCGCCTGCGACCGGGGACATTAAACTGCCTGCCACAATGGACCGTTTCACTTACGACAAAGGCAGCTACCATAAACTCGAAGAAGCTAAAAGCCTGAAAGGTTTCACCCTCGACCCCGATTGGAAACCGAAAACCAGGTTCCCGACACGCGAAGGTTTTGTGAATGTGCCTATGCTGGTAAGCGAGACGGCGGGATCTTCATTCGATTTTGAGTTCAAAGGGCGTGGCGTGGGGATTGCCATCATTTCCGGGCCGGATGCGGGGAAGATTACCTATACCATCGACGGCAAAAAGCCGCAAACGCTCGATACCTACACGCCCTGGAGTAATCAGCTGCATTTGCCGTGGTATTTAATGCTGGCGGATGAGCTGTCGGCCGGGAAACATAAGTTACATTTGACGATTGCCGGGGAGAAGAACGAGAAGAGCGAGGGGAATGCTTTGCGGGTTGTGCATTTGCTGGTTAATGAGTAA
- a CDS encoding DUF1338 domain-containing protein has product METSTGRLATLDIVLSGLMRRYKERVPDVGIILNAMMHDGVIKSADDIENDHIAFRTMGVPQLGVKSFEKIFLHYGYEKRDHYFFEGKKLDAWWYAPPRETDPRIFVSELRVGDLSPESQRIIHSYTDEVLTDPVDSLDLDNGEAVDAFLHQPLWRTPTVADYQSLLKESEYAAWVIYNRYYLNHFTISVHNLPEGYNTVAAFNDFLEKHGIKLNTSGGKIKVSPDGGLLQSATVAEMLDAEFANGEKLRISGSYVEFAERKVLPEFANLPASEVKRKHRRDGFEAGNADKIFESTYTTQTGR; this is encoded by the coding sequence ATGGAAACGTCAACCGGCAGACTCGCAACTCTCGATATTGTTCTGAGCGGATTAATGCGCCGCTACAAGGAGCGCGTCCCCGACGTGGGCATTATCCTGAATGCAATGATGCACGACGGCGTAATTAAAAGCGCCGACGACATCGAAAACGACCATATCGCGTTCCGCACGATGGGCGTTCCGCAGCTGGGTGTGAAGTCGTTCGAGAAAATTTTCCTGCATTACGGCTACGAAAAACGCGACCATTATTTTTTTGAAGGCAAAAAGCTCGACGCCTGGTGGTACGCCCCGCCCCGTGAAACCGATCCGCGCATTTTCGTGAGCGAGCTGCGCGTCGGCGACCTCTCGCCCGAGAGCCAGCGCATTATCCACAGCTACACCGACGAAGTCCTCACAGATCCCGTCGATTCCCTCGACCTCGACAATGGCGAAGCCGTGGACGCATTCCTGCACCAGCCGCTATGGCGCACACCCACCGTAGCCGACTACCAGTCGTTGCTCAAAGAAAGCGAATATGCTGCCTGGGTGATCTACAACCGCTACTACCTCAACCATTTCACGATCAGTGTCCACAATCTGCCGGAAGGGTACAATACCGTTGCTGCGTTCAACGATTTCCTGGAAAAGCACGGCATCAAGCTGAATACATCCGGTGGCAAGATCAAAGTAAGTCCTGATGGAGGTCTGTTGCAAAGCGCTACCGTCGCCGAAATGCTGGACGCCGAGTTCGCAAATGGAGAAAAGCTGCGCATTTCAGGCTCTTATGTGGAATTTGCGGAGCGGAAAGTGCTACCCGAATTCGCGAATCTTCCTGCGAGTGAAGTTAAAAGAAAGCACCGCCGCGATGGTTTCGAAGCCGGGAATGCGGATAAGATTTTTGAGAGTACTTATACGACGCAGACGGGACGTTAG
- the proC gene encoding pyrroline-5-carboxylate reductase, whose product MKIAIIGCGNMGMAFARAFLKFDLVKNQDFLLVEKSTDRMESLTSFQPGVITGVIGPQIGDYDLIILSVKPQDFLSVAGALKEVIKPGQVVLSIMAGVTIEGIQNALNHKAVIRAMPNTPAMLGMGITAYSASPEVDIHQLRKIENLINATGRSVFLEDEDQLNAVTALSGSGPAYFFYVVKAMIEAGKQMGFEENVAALLVKQTMLGSYHLINTADKSLDDLIKAVASKGGTTEAALRQFEAGGLDKTLEKGIFAAQVRSTELSKG is encoded by the coding sequence ATGAAAATCGCTATCATCGGCTGCGGCAACATGGGTATGGCCTTCGCCCGCGCCTTCCTGAAATTTGACCTCGTCAAAAACCAGGACTTTTTACTGGTTGAAAAAAGCACCGACCGTATGGAAAGCCTTACGAGCTTCCAGCCGGGCGTGATCACGGGCGTTATCGGCCCGCAGATCGGCGACTATGACCTGATCATCCTTTCGGTGAAGCCGCAGGACTTTCTTTCGGTAGCCGGTGCGCTGAAAGAGGTCATCAAACCCGGTCAGGTCGTGCTGTCGATCATGGCTGGTGTGACGATCGAAGGCATTCAGAACGCCCTGAACCATAAGGCGGTGATCCGCGCGATGCCTAATACGCCCGCCATGCTCGGAATGGGCATCACGGCCTATTCCGCGTCGCCGGAGGTGGATATTCATCAATTGCGCAAAATCGAGAACCTCATCAATGCGACCGGCCGGTCGGTGTTCCTGGAAGACGAGGACCAGCTGAATGCGGTAACGGCGTTGAGCGGCAGCGGCCCGGCTTATTTCTTCTACGTGGTGAAAGCGATGATCGAAGCGGGCAAGCAAATGGGCTTCGAGGAAAATGTAGCCGCATTGCTGGTGAAACAAACAATGCTCGGTTCCTATCACCTCATCAATACGGCCGATAAATCGCTCGACGACCTGATCAAAGCAGTAGCATCCAAAGGTGGGACCACCGAAGCCGCATTGCGTCAATTCGAGGCCGGAGGACTGGATAAGACACTAGAAAAAGGCATTTTCGCGGCGCAGGTACGCTCGACGGAATTGTCGAAAGGATAA